The DNA sequence ggttAATGTAGGAGGAAAGCGGAGTCCGGCAAACATACAAAGTCCATACAGAAAAGTCGCAGCTGACATTGGGACCCCGGGACCATAGAACTGGAAGGCAGACATGCGAGGCTGCAAGTTCACCGTACAAGATGCTACTTGATGATTTTAGACTATTGAGGTTGAGGAATCTACTTGGATCACAGGTAGTAATCCTCCTCTTCAATATCAGCATGTGCTTCCCCGAAGCCAAGGGCTTGGATGTCATGTGTGATGTCACTGATGCGGCGGTTGAACTCTTGAGACCCCGACGTCAGAGAGCAGCTGTCGTACCTGCTGGGAAAACAAGCAACTTATTAATGATGTGCAGCGTACagcattttttcttcttcattaacAGACTAAGAGAAAATACGAAACATTTTATTGGTTTTTCACAGGTTTTTGCCTTCAACTCAGATGTATGAGCCCGCCCCCTGCCCCACCCCTCATACCCTCTCATGGCAGTGGCCGACGTGTTGCTCATACTGCGCTTGATGCGTCCAAAGCTGTCGGTCAAAATTCCACCTTCGCGGATTCCAATACTTTCCAGGAAGCCCTCGAAGACGCCCACGTCCTTATCCGGGATAAACGGCCGCATGCCTGCAAGTCAAATAAGTTTTGTTGAAAGATGGCTCTTACGTCATTGGACATTTTCTCAATCTGGAAGTGGAGTGCAGAGCGTGGTGGTCCCAGGGATTCACTTGACATATCCGCGGCAccccagaaataaaaaaaatagggtTCTAAACTTGGATTAAGGTTGCAAAGTAGGGTTTTCAACTAGGGCTTCAAATTAGGATTTATACATCCATGTTGAGGTGGCTTCACCGAACAAACTCCTGGCGGGCCCTCTGCTGCCATATCAAACGCTAAAATAGCACCTGCTCTGGGTTACGACAAGTCGTTTCACCATACTTATGGTTATTATCAGCTTCTCACCCATTAGCAGAAACTTGCGGTTGTCTCCATACAGCTGCAGCAGCTCAGAGCAGAAGTGTCCAATGTCCGAGCCCAGCCTGTATTCTCGCAAGAAGGTCGCAAAGTGTTGCAGCTCCACGGCACTCAGCTTGTTCCTCAGCTACACACACGTATATCACAATGAATTTTGAAAATCAATTCACTTTGAATTTTTGCCAGTTGTTATTCTTCAATGGGTAATCATTTTTGAATGTTATATTTTCACGCTTAATGAAGTTTCATGATTTGCATGGTTTCTTGAGGATACAAAATTGTTTTTCACCGTGATCATGTACTCCTGCATGAGCTCTAGGGTGGGATTGCTTTCTCCTGCGTCGCTGGCCAAAGCCAGACCGCGATGGGAGTCCTGAAGCGAAAGCGATGAACTCTCGCTATACGTCTCACTGTAGTAGAGCTCAAACGCATCCTGGGATCCGTCACTAAAAGAAAGCAAAGAAAGTGAGGGCATCTTGATTGTCGGGGGATGAAGAAAACCGAAGAGGCTTGAGACTGACTATGAGCTGCAGCAGCTGAACTCTGGATCATAACTGTACGATGCGTCCGTCAGGGAGCTGTCACCTGTCacaaaaagttacaaatgacccTATTACTACTagggctgaaaaaaaaatcttcaatttggaaagtttcaatggAGTTCATTGCAGGGATTTGTTAAATTGAAGCTTGGCTCGTAATAGGGAATTTAAAAATAGTTGGATGAAATGTTCTTCAGCACAGTCATGACTAAAACTGATTTCATGCATGTATGCTTGAAAATGAAGAGCCAATTGCATGAATAAAAGAGTTCAACAAAAATAGAGAGGCTCAGCAATAATTATTATTGCAATTTTCTGGAGACAAACAGGCTCTttcatttgaacattttggcggtatttatggattttgttAGATCTTTAGTGGATTGGCTTGGGGGGGATGAGTACTTATGAACTCGTCATTTGTGtttaatgaaaaaaattatTGCTCAGTAACATTGGTGAATGACTCCTCCCAATCATCCAACTTAATCCAGCGTTAAATGACTCCACTCACTTCTCTGCAGCCAGTAGCGGTCCGGCATGGTGTGGTGAAATCCTGCTCTGTCCACGCACTCAATAGTCTGATGGCCGTAAATGATCTGGAACATCTGGCAGATCAGCGAACAGTACTCCTCCGCGGCATCCTAATGGGGCACACGCATCAAAAAGTCCTCATGTAGTGCTGCCTGATTAAAATTcaatggatggacagatggatggataaaatgtAAGTACAAACAACTGGTGCAAGAGACAACCCACCCGGTTGTCTACGGCCAGGATGACAAGGTTGCAGTAGGCATCAGGGCACGGGGTGGGCTCCAGTGGGTTGTGATTCCTCCTCTCCCAGCTCCCGTAGCTCTTGCCCCTCTCCCAACTCCCCGTGCAGGCCTGCCGCCGCTCCCAGCTTCCtgcaccccctcctcctcctcctcctcgccgcTCCCAgcttccacctcctcctccatgcCGCCTCTCCCAGCTCCCTCCCCCTCCAGGCGCCACACCGCTCGCCGGCCTCGGCCGACGACTCTCCCAGCTGCCGCCGGTTTTGCGTGTTGGTTGCTTCCTCTCCCAGCTTCCACCTGCTTGTTTCCTTTCTAAACTCCCGCCgctgctgcttcctcctcctcggtCGACGTTCTGGTTCTTGTCGTGGCTGCTCCTGGACAGTGACGGCCTCCAGTCCACTCCGCAAATGGTGTGGCGCCGCTCCATTGTACCACCGGAAGGTCGCGGGTCAGCGTTGCAGCTCACGGTTTGACGTCGACTGTCGATGCTCGCCGGCTTCTTTCGGTCCAGGCTGTTGTCGCCGGAGACCACAGTGTCCACGTTTAACCCTGAACCACAAGTTTGCAAAACAGCTCTTCAAAAGTCTAAAACTGTTCTTATGCTATGTTTACACGGGGTAGTCAAATCAGTTTTTTGGAAATGTTGTCACCTGTCTTGAGGACCAGCAGGTGCAGCGCATCATCTCTCAGGTAAGATGCGGCGGCAATCTCATGCGTGGGAATCCTCATCAGGAGCTTCTCGTTGTCTCGCCATGTCAGCAGGAGACAGCGAGCGGACAGACTTAAGATGCAGTCCTGCTCCACACTGGTCTTGGATGGCAGAACCCTCAGCTGCTGCTCAACAGCACAATTCCGTCACTACGATGTCACCACTCGTCGATAATATATTACTTCCTCGTGTAGAATTCTCATATTTCTGCATtcattattaatataatatgcACACTTTAGCCTGTTCTGTCTTTACTGGAGCTGAATGTATTTCGTAATGAGCCAAGCTTGAGCCTAACAATATCAAACTACCAACCCTGGCTGTGTCCAGCAGTTGCAGCAGTTCATCTCGACTGGATGGGTTCAGAGAGACCGACACCCAGGTCAGGTGACCCAGGAACTGATGGGAAAGGTCATGTGATCAgaacattgtgacacattctacATTCATTCCCAAGCATTGTGCCACGGCACGTTCAAGATCGTACGGCAACTTTCCAAACAAACTTGTAAAATGCTTcactgaaaataataaaaccacAAAGCTACTCATGCAAACATGGTAACATACAagagaaaatgtcattttaaaaagtaaacaaGATAAAGTAAATTAAAAGATAACAAGTGAGTCCAATTATATTTAAGTTGACTGAAAATTATTTGCTACAAATAATGTATCAATGCAATCAACATAAAGTGATAGGCAATGAATGCAGGTTGGGAAAAACTGTCGTCTGTGCTGGAATTGTGCAAATCCTACCTTGACCTCCTTTTCCACATAGTCGAAGATGAGTCTCTCAGGGTGGATGAGGAAATCCGGAGGGTAGAGGGGGACGGTGTGTAGGGGACGCCGGTAAACGCTGCAGCGCTCCGACGGCCTGCGACTAGCTTTGGACCACACTAGACGCTTAATGGGGGACACCAAACCCTTGGCAGGGACGCCACATGAACAAatattgagggggggggggggtgatgtaaATGAAGGATTTACTAAAAGAAGTCTGGGACAGTTAAGGAATTCAAAATGGGTCCAAATAAGCGAAAGATTTGTTTAAAAGATAGTTTCATTTGCGACAATTAACTCACAAGTACTCTAGCAATGATTTAAAgcaacattttcttttcataaTAGTTTTTTCACAGAACTTTACTAGCCAGCATGGAATGAAATTGAAACATTTCAAACACCAATCCTTGGCActctttttgtttgtctgtttgtccGTATGAGATTATTTCTCAATTATCATGTTACAAATAGATGACAAGGCTCTTCCTGAAGCAAATGTAGGGAATTGTAAAAAAATAGGAAATTACCTTTTTGGATTTCTTGGGTTCATAATCCATTTTTGGTCAGCCGTTTTCCATCAAACTTTTCTAATCCAGTCTGATAAATTTGCTCTTGCTCAAATTTGCTCTCATTTTCTTTACATCGTTACCTCGACCTCTCTAAATTCTTGTTCTTCGCCTCTACACTGATTGTTTTGTCATAATATTgttgggacacacacacacacacacacacacacacacacacacacacacacacacacacacacacacacaggaggggacgaCAGGACGCAAAGGAAGGCCACTTCCTGTCCAGTAGGAAACTCCACCAGAGGCTGATAAGACCCCATTATCACtgaacaacacacacatacacacacatgcacacgcagacacacacagacacacacacacacatacacacacacacgcacgcacacatgcacacgcagacGCACactaacagacacacacacacacacacacacacacacacacacacacactaacagacacacacaaagacacacacagacacacaataaACATGAATGGAGGGAAatttttgaaaatattcatCGTTTTTATTCACCTTTGAGTTTCaaggtgttttttcttttaaatattgttcatcaaatgtatttttgtcatTAAAATTAACGCTCAATCATTCAAATGCCCCGCCAAATCCAAGCCGTTTCTACAGACGGGCCCGCTCCTGCAGTCATCAAAACAGCCAACAGATGTCGCTGTCCCCTAATACAATTTTGACGTGCACCTAAACTGCTTTGCATTACAAACACGAAAATAAATGCTGCAGGATTCTGCAAGCAAATGATGAAAGCAAGCAAATGATGAAAGAACATACATTTTGCCCTACTGCTAATTTGTATGAGTTGGCTGAAATTGATTTAGTTAAGGTGGTGAGGCATGGGGGTGTTTTTTCTACACTATAGAGTTGGCATGGCGTGTTAATCTCCACAATTGTGTCATCATTACTGCACTGTCATTAACATGCTGCCTCTCCTTTCAACGAAGTCAAGCCAGCGGCTCtttcatctgtgtgtgtgtgagtgtgtatgtgtgtgagtgtgtatgtgtgtgcggtgGGGGCACTATCGGGTACATGGGCGACATGATGAGGTCACATTTGCCCGACTGTTGTTCTCTCCACTTTGCTGTCGGTCCGCTGGGAACAAATGTTGTGTTGTTTATGGATCAGACCTCTTTGTCACGATTTGTGTGGAAAGCCTCGTTTTCTCCCCGCGCTCGCCCACAGGACGACAAACAATGTCTGGGCGTAAATAATCGTCAGTGGTTGTTCTTTTGTGTGCGACTTGTTTTCCGGTGGAAACTTCTATGGGAACCTGGAGAGGTCAATGTGTTTGTAGGTCAGGTAGTGTTTTTTTGCAGAACATCAAAAACATGTTGACATCATGGAAGTCCCGAGATCTGAAATActgcaatataaaaaaatatcttcTGACTCCAGTGTTTACACGTTCAGACATAATGACGTGTGCGTGTTGACATGCATGACAAAGCTATAAGGACCTTGCCTGGATGTTTTGGAGTTCTGGGCCAAGTGGGCAAGTGTAAGTAGGCCAGCAGGATCACGCACCGCTGCCTCTATTCGTTGGACAAAGGTGGAGCCAACAGGGTTCAAAATGTCCGACTGAAGTAAAGTGGGGACAATGGAAGCAATGACCAATGAGAATGTgatgtgtatgcatgtgtgtgggtTTTGAGGGAATGGGGAGGAATCCTAGCACTGAATGACTCTCACACCTTTGACCTCTTTTCAGATACACAAGCCTTTCAAGTGGGAGAGGTGAACCTGGATACCTGGATGATTTGTAATGGACATCAAAAAATATTGGACAACACTAATGAATTGCTTTTAGCATTTTTGCACACGTGTTTAAGACAGTGGATAGACAAATTCAGTCTAAAGTTAGTCCCCATATGgttatgttcttttttttcttcaaattagtGACCAATCTAAAGTAGTGAAAATGACGACGGAATGTTGATGACTCAACAAACATGttctttttgaaatgtgctggtTTTCAAGATTTGAGCTGACCCCAGCGATATGCCATTCAAATGCAATATGTGCGTAATTCataatttttcttcttcatgtcAGGCTTGGCACAATGACAAAGATCGACCCATTCCGAATGGATCAAGTGTCCGCTGTCGACTCCCATGCGTGCTGACGACGGCACTACAATCGAGTGAACTCTGACCCATTGTCAAGCCTGGTTGTCAGGGATACAAGTGCAACTTAGCTGTACATGGGCTGTGTGTCAGGAGTCAATGTGCTTGACATCAGCGAGGAACAGGGGAAAAGCTGGTGGCGCGTGATGCTTCCAAACTCATTGAGTgttcggggggggggtcaaACCTTTGACCCTGAGGGCCACCTGCTATAGTaccattggatggatggatggatggatggatggatggatggatggatggatggatggatggatggatggatggatggatggatggatggatggatggatggatggatggatggatggatggatggatggatggatggatggatggatggatggatggatggtccaACGTGTGCAATAGCCTACTCAGATTCTACAGTTGGCCACAATGCAATATAAGACGAGGTCAGCCATTTGCAGctgaatgaaataaataaaaaatcccaGCAGGAATGCCTtacacgttttcaaataaatgaatatcgggctttttaaaatgttttgggcaACGTATGATGTAGATAATGCGCTGTATAAGTCTtatgcaattattattattatttggggcAAATGTATTTTCTGGGAAATGATTTATTTCCCAGTTGTATAACCTGGGGCTTAGCCGTGCCAGAATCACACCAACCCTGTGTTTTGTCCTGgcaatgcacaaaatgagctgagCGATACATCATGCGTTTGGAGGAACATCTTTTGTGCTCGCGTTGACATTGAGGAAGATCCACATACCGTCCGGTTAGCTTTGCGCAGCAATTAGCACAACCGACAGCCATTATAGTGCAGTGACCTTTGGAAAGGGCGCCATTAGGACAGCAAAGGCAACATAGACTGACTGTAAAACATTTTGAGGAGCCTGTGTGTCAGCAGTTGAAGCCCGTTTTGGAGTCAAGTGCTCACGTTTAACAcacatatttttttgatttggtAAGCTCCAGGGATTTCCTTGTCCACATCTTTGATTAGGGTGTGTTGGAAAATATGATTtctgtacatttttttccacGTGTTATCCTGACAAATGACATGATTGGATTATTGCAAATGTTTGTGGATGGGTGAATGCGTGTTAAAATCAGCGGATGACCCCGCTAGATGGGAATTTGTGAGAAGATGGCACAAACGGACTGTGAATGACGAAAAAATGTATCAAAGAGAAGCTCAAAGACGTATTCTGTTCATTGGATGCTTGTGCTGTATGCTTGTTATTTCTTCCTGCAAGAAAATTCAATCATCTAGAAGCTTATACCGCTCTCTTGGATATTATACAAATCATTTTAACTCTAACATTAAGCACCAAAGAAGCACCAAAGAAGCTTAAAG is a window from the Syngnathus scovelli strain Florida chromosome 2, RoL_Ssco_1.2, whole genome shotgun sequence genome containing:
- the ccm2l gene encoding cerebral cavernous malformations 2 protein-like isoform X1, which produces MDYEPKKSKKGLVSPIKRLVWSKASRRPSERCSVYRRPLHTVPLYPPDFLIHPERLIFDYVEKEVKFLGHLTWVSVSLNPSSRDELLQLLDTARQLRVLPSKTSVEQDCILSLSARCLLLTWRDNEKLLMRIPTHEIAAASYLRDDALHLLVLKTGLNVDTVVSGDNSLDRKKPASIDSRRQTVSCNADPRPSGGTMERRHTICGVDWRPSLSRSSHDKNQNVDRGGGSSSGGSLERKQAGGSWERKQPTRKTGGSWESRRPRPASGVAPGGGGSWERRHGGGGGSWERRGGGGGGGAGSWERRQACTGSWERGKSYGSWERRNHNPLEPTPCPDAYCNLVILAVDNRDAAEEYCSLICQMFQIIYGHQTIECVDRAGFHHTMPDRYWLQRSDSSLTDASYSYDPEFSCCSSYDGSQDAFELYYSETYSESSSLSLQDSHRGLALASDAGESNPTLELMQEYMITLRNKLSAVELQHFATFLREYRLGSDIGHFCSELLQLYGDNRKFLLMGMRPFIPDKDVGVFEGFLESIGIREGGILTDSFGRIKRSMSNTSATAMRGRYDSCSLTSGSQEFNRRISDITHDIQALGFGEAHADIEEEDYYL
- the ccm2l gene encoding cerebral cavernous malformations 2 protein-like isoform X2, with the translated sequence MDYEPKKSKKGLVSPIKRLVWSKASRRPSERCSVYRRPLHTVPLYPPDFLIHPERLIFDYVEKEVKFLGHLTWVSVSLNPSSRDELLQLLDTARQLRVLPSKTSVEQDCILSLSARCLLLTWRDNEKLLMRIPTHEIAAASYLRDDALHLLVLKTGLNVDTVVSGDNSLDRKKPASIDSRRQTVSCNADPRPSGGTMERRHTICGVDWRPSLSRSSHDKNQNVDRGGGSSSGGSLERKQAGGSWERKQPTRKTGGSWESRRPRPASGVAPGGGGSWERRHGGGGGSWERRGGGGGGGAGSWERRQACTGSWERGKSYGSWERRNHNPLEPTPCPDAYCNLVILAVDNRDAAEEYCSLICQMFQIIYGHQTIECVDRAGFHHTMPDRYWLQRSDSSLTDASYSYDPEFSCCSSYDGSQDAFELYYSETYSESSSLSLQDSHRGLALASDAGESNPTLELMQEYMITLRNKLSAVELQHFATFLREYRLGSDIGHFCSELLQLYGDNRKFLLMGMRPFIPDKDVGVFEGFLESIGIREGGILTDSFGRIKRSMSNTSATAMRGYDSCSLTSGSQEFNRRISDITHDIQALGFGEAHADIEEEDYYL